A genomic segment from Labrus bergylta chromosome 3, fLabBer1.1, whole genome shotgun sequence encodes:
- the e2f8 gene encoding transcription factor E2F8 isoform X2, with product MIRGLWNDGFVAPQVSVNTPVKLFGHSEVSAEGRQTMGPLTTPKKGREVGSVDPWTPTSNLKMLISAASPEIRNREKELCMDNDGQEDVESTQETENGEEKMISRKEKSLGLLCHKFLARYPDYPNPDVNNDICLDDVATELNVERRRIYDIMNVLESLHMVSRSAKNRYSWHGRTKLAQTLAILKQVGEEHKYGQQMQQIKQRLLDREFDFDGEEKEKENEEVVVDLENGEQGQKELFFVELPGVEFKAASVNSRKDKSLRVMSQKFVMLFLVCNPRVVSLEVAAKILIGEDQAADQDKNKFKTKVRRLYDIANVLRSLKLIEKVHVTEERGRKPAFEWVGPEEFPQVKDLESVTSECLSKKKNVLESRASADNCAKNLFSSPGRKRSFTRHPSLIKLAKSIQEDRRKINSAPTSPVKSAPGDSSNGDFPNKMAQLAAICKLQLDQESVPGAADPTPAAAAAAAAAAAVRSEQTSSSQMEPPQALFLTPTHESGVNTTVHLTPNTPLGALPAGSVAYIPAHCSSLIPVLLPQQRGNGPYAVYLQAPPSRPNPLARPQPTSLAVRSMTFEDKTGQSPTGQCAAKSQPASSRAADISPLALKRLRPDSASECSPSKAKRTDPNFRDTSPKLSEILQARLKAHRGSQLSSRPSPRALHLDPEFVNTPGAPVAIQTLEQSLETFLDREDKMLNSDREAALTPVRAVPITPGQLHTETLVPAGYLIPISQQSLIGYKEMQSAGRESNKALTPAYIYKTPTAGSRPTLAQEMTPTNLCLHKPVALASPQAAQLARRLHSPSPAILNFTLQNLGLISGSSPGNAFPDPQTPENANTMLSPLSLQQRGMVFIKPVSPMPLQQSVSGQPLALISLQQPLMTTPKGTGLHQPSFFHTPVPLSPLAAVVTTSGHPATKTVYIPQRKLDVNAEDSSNP from the exons ATGATAAGAGGCCTTTGG AACGATGGCTTTGTAGCTCCTCAGGTTTCTGTAAATACTCCAGTGAAATTGTTTGGTCACTCTGAAGTGTCAGCCGAGGGCCGCCAAACCATGGGTCCCCTCACCACACCCAAAAAGGGAAGGGAAGTCGGCTCCGTCGATCCCTGGACGCCGACTTCAAACCTCAAAATGCTCATCAGCGCAGCCAGTCCTGAAATCAGGAACCGAGAGAAGGAACTGTGCATGGACAACGATGGACAAGAGGATGTTGAATCTacacag GAAACTGAAAACGGAGAAGAAAAAATGATCAGCAGGAAAGAGAAGAGTCTGGGTTTGCTCTGTCATAAATTCCTCGCGCGATACCCAGATTACCCGAACCCTGATGTCAACAACGACATCTGCCTCGACGACGTGGCCACTGAGCTCA ATGTGGAGCGCAGGCGGATCTACGACATCATGAACGTGCTGGAGAGTCTGCACATGGTGAGCCGCTCGGCCAAGAACCGCTACAGCTGGCACGGTCGCACCAAGCTGGCCCAGACCCTGGCCATTCTGAAGCAGGTGGGCGAGGAGCACAAGTACGGCCAGCAGATGCAGCAGATCAAGCAGCGTCTCCTGGACAGGGAGTTTGACTTCGacggggaggagaaggagaaggagaatgaggaggtggtggtggaccTGGAGAACGGGGAGCAGGGCCAGAAGGAGCTCTTTTTTGTGGAGCTTCCAGGAGTAGAGTTCAAAGCAG CCTCCGTTAACAGTCGGAAGGACAAATCTCTGAGGGTGATGAGCCAGAAGTTCGTCATGCTCTTTCTGGTCTGTAATCCTCGCGTGGTCAGTCTGGAAGTGGCCGCCAAGATCCTGATCGGAGAGGACCAGGCTGCCGATCAAGACAAGAACAAGTTCAAGA CAAAGGTGCGGCGGCTGTATGACATCGCTAACGTGCTGCGGAGCCTGAAGCTCATCGAGAAAGTCCACGTGACAGAAGAGCGGGGACGGAAACCGGCCTTTGAGTGGGTCGGCCCTGAAGAATTCCCTCAAGTCAAAG ATTTGGAGAGCGTCACATCTGAGTGCCTCTCcaagaagaaaaatgtattgGAGTCCCGTGCATCTGCAGACAACTGTGCCAAAAACCTGTTTTCATCACCTGGGAGGAAACGCAGCTTCACCCGGCACCCCTCCCTCATAAAGCTGGCCAAGAGCATTCAGGAGGACCGGCGCAAGATCAACTCTGCCCCCACCAGTCCTGTGAAGAGCGCCCCCG GTGACTCATCAAACGGGGACTTCCCAAACAAAATGGCCCAACTTGCTGCTATTTGTAAGCTCCAGCTTGACCAGGAGTCTGT ACCTGGAGCTGCTGATCCAAcgcccgctgctgctgctgctgctgctgctgctgctgctgtgagatcAGAGCAGACCTCTTCCAGTCAAATGGAACCACCTCAGGCTCTGTTTCTAACCCCAACCCACGAGTCTGGAGTCAACACTACTGTCCACCTAACCCCCAACACCCCTCTAGGAGCCCTGCCCGCTGGCTCTGTCGCTTACATCCCTGCACATTGTTCCTCCTTGATCCCGGTCCTCTTACCTCAGCAGCGAGGGAACGGACCCTACGCTGTGTATCTGCAAGCTCCCCCATCCAGGCCGAATCCTCTGGCCAGACCGCAGCCGACCAGCCTCGCCGTGCGCTCTATGACCTTCGAGGATAAGACGGGGCAGAGTCCGACGGGTCAGTGTGCAGCGAAGAGCCAGCCGGCCTCCAGCAGGGCGGCAGACATCAGCCCGTTGGCGCTCAAAAGACTGCGGCCGGATTCCGCCTCAGAGTGCAGCCCTTCCAAAGCCAAGAGGACAGACCCCAACTTCAGG GACACCTCTCCAAAGCTGAGTGAGATCCTGCAGGCTCGTCTGAAGGCTCATCGCGGCTCTCAGCTCTCTAGCCGGCCCTCGCCCCGCGCCCTCCACCTGGACCCGGAGTTCGTCAACACGCCCGGCGCCCCTGTGGCCATTCAGACACTCGAGCAGAGCTTGGAAACCTTCCTGGACAGAGAGGACAAGATGTTAAACTCTGACAGGGAGGCGGCATTAACTCCAGTCCGAGCCGTACCCATCACACCAGGACAACTCCACACTGAG ACTTTAGTACCAGCTGGATATCTGATCCCGATCTCTCAGCAGTCCCTCATTGGCTACAAAGAAATGCAAAGCGCGGGGAGAGAAAGCAACAAGGCCCTAACTCCCGCCTACATCTACAAAACCCCGACAGCAG GGTCTCGACCCACCCTAGCCCAGGAGATGACACCCACCAACCTGTGTCTTCACAAACCCGTCGCCCTCGCCTCGCCTCAAGCCGCCCAGCTAGCCCGGCGCCTCCACAGCCCGAGTCCTGCCATCCTGAACTTCACCCTGCAGAACCTGGGTCTGATCTCAGGCTCCAGCCCGGGAAACGCCTTCCCAGACCCCCAGACTCCAGAGAACGCCAACACCATGCTCAGCCCGCTGagtctgcagcagagaggaatGGTTTTCATCAAACCGGTGTCCCCCATGCCCCTGCAACAGTCTGTGTCAGGGCAACCACTGGCTTTAATCAGTTTgcaacag CCTCTGATGACCACACCCAAAGGGACCGGGCTCCACCAGCCCAGCTTCTTCCACACGCCcgtccccctctcccctcttgCTGCCGTGGTAACCACCAGTGGACACCCCGCCACCAAAACTGTTTACATCCCTCAGAGGAAGCTGGACGTCAACGCTGAGGACTCGAGTAATCCCT
- the e2f8 gene encoding transcription factor E2F8 isoform X1, whose protein sequence is MWTPRQIYCSQKANDGFVAPQVSVNTPVKLFGHSEVSAEGRQTMGPLTTPKKGREVGSVDPWTPTSNLKMLISAASPEIRNREKELCMDNDGQEDVESTQETENGEEKMISRKEKSLGLLCHKFLARYPDYPNPDVNNDICLDDVATELNVERRRIYDIMNVLESLHMVSRSAKNRYSWHGRTKLAQTLAILKQVGEEHKYGQQMQQIKQRLLDREFDFDGEEKEKENEEVVVDLENGEQGQKELFFVELPGVEFKAASVNSRKDKSLRVMSQKFVMLFLVCNPRVVSLEVAAKILIGEDQAADQDKNKFKTKVRRLYDIANVLRSLKLIEKVHVTEERGRKPAFEWVGPEEFPQVKDLESVTSECLSKKKNVLESRASADNCAKNLFSSPGRKRSFTRHPSLIKLAKSIQEDRRKINSAPTSPVKSAPGDSSNGDFPNKMAQLAAICKLQLDQESVPGAADPTPAAAAAAAAAAAVRSEQTSSSQMEPPQALFLTPTHESGVNTTVHLTPNTPLGALPAGSVAYIPAHCSSLIPVLLPQQRGNGPYAVYLQAPPSRPNPLARPQPTSLAVRSMTFEDKTGQSPTGQCAAKSQPASSRAADISPLALKRLRPDSASECSPSKAKRTDPNFRDTSPKLSEILQARLKAHRGSQLSSRPSPRALHLDPEFVNTPGAPVAIQTLEQSLETFLDREDKMLNSDREAALTPVRAVPITPGQLHTETLVPAGYLIPISQQSLIGYKEMQSAGRESNKALTPAYIYKTPTAGSRPTLAQEMTPTNLCLHKPVALASPQAAQLARRLHSPSPAILNFTLQNLGLISGSSPGNAFPDPQTPENANTMLSPLSLQQRGMVFIKPVSPMPLQQSVSGQPLALISLQQPLMTTPKGTGLHQPSFFHTPVPLSPLAAVVTTSGHPATKTVYIPQRKLDVNAEDSSNP, encoded by the exons ATGTGGACTCCCCGACAAATATATTGCTCTCAAAAGGCG AACGATGGCTTTGTAGCTCCTCAGGTTTCTGTAAATACTCCAGTGAAATTGTTTGGTCACTCTGAAGTGTCAGCCGAGGGCCGCCAAACCATGGGTCCCCTCACCACACCCAAAAAGGGAAGGGAAGTCGGCTCCGTCGATCCCTGGACGCCGACTTCAAACCTCAAAATGCTCATCAGCGCAGCCAGTCCTGAAATCAGGAACCGAGAGAAGGAACTGTGCATGGACAACGATGGACAAGAGGATGTTGAATCTacacag GAAACTGAAAACGGAGAAGAAAAAATGATCAGCAGGAAAGAGAAGAGTCTGGGTTTGCTCTGTCATAAATTCCTCGCGCGATACCCAGATTACCCGAACCCTGATGTCAACAACGACATCTGCCTCGACGACGTGGCCACTGAGCTCA ATGTGGAGCGCAGGCGGATCTACGACATCATGAACGTGCTGGAGAGTCTGCACATGGTGAGCCGCTCGGCCAAGAACCGCTACAGCTGGCACGGTCGCACCAAGCTGGCCCAGACCCTGGCCATTCTGAAGCAGGTGGGCGAGGAGCACAAGTACGGCCAGCAGATGCAGCAGATCAAGCAGCGTCTCCTGGACAGGGAGTTTGACTTCGacggggaggagaaggagaaggagaatgaggaggtggtggtggaccTGGAGAACGGGGAGCAGGGCCAGAAGGAGCTCTTTTTTGTGGAGCTTCCAGGAGTAGAGTTCAAAGCAG CCTCCGTTAACAGTCGGAAGGACAAATCTCTGAGGGTGATGAGCCAGAAGTTCGTCATGCTCTTTCTGGTCTGTAATCCTCGCGTGGTCAGTCTGGAAGTGGCCGCCAAGATCCTGATCGGAGAGGACCAGGCTGCCGATCAAGACAAGAACAAGTTCAAGA CAAAGGTGCGGCGGCTGTATGACATCGCTAACGTGCTGCGGAGCCTGAAGCTCATCGAGAAAGTCCACGTGACAGAAGAGCGGGGACGGAAACCGGCCTTTGAGTGGGTCGGCCCTGAAGAATTCCCTCAAGTCAAAG ATTTGGAGAGCGTCACATCTGAGTGCCTCTCcaagaagaaaaatgtattgGAGTCCCGTGCATCTGCAGACAACTGTGCCAAAAACCTGTTTTCATCACCTGGGAGGAAACGCAGCTTCACCCGGCACCCCTCCCTCATAAAGCTGGCCAAGAGCATTCAGGAGGACCGGCGCAAGATCAACTCTGCCCCCACCAGTCCTGTGAAGAGCGCCCCCG GTGACTCATCAAACGGGGACTTCCCAAACAAAATGGCCCAACTTGCTGCTATTTGTAAGCTCCAGCTTGACCAGGAGTCTGT ACCTGGAGCTGCTGATCCAAcgcccgctgctgctgctgctgctgctgctgctgctgctgtgagatcAGAGCAGACCTCTTCCAGTCAAATGGAACCACCTCAGGCTCTGTTTCTAACCCCAACCCACGAGTCTGGAGTCAACACTACTGTCCACCTAACCCCCAACACCCCTCTAGGAGCCCTGCCCGCTGGCTCTGTCGCTTACATCCCTGCACATTGTTCCTCCTTGATCCCGGTCCTCTTACCTCAGCAGCGAGGGAACGGACCCTACGCTGTGTATCTGCAAGCTCCCCCATCCAGGCCGAATCCTCTGGCCAGACCGCAGCCGACCAGCCTCGCCGTGCGCTCTATGACCTTCGAGGATAAGACGGGGCAGAGTCCGACGGGTCAGTGTGCAGCGAAGAGCCAGCCGGCCTCCAGCAGGGCGGCAGACATCAGCCCGTTGGCGCTCAAAAGACTGCGGCCGGATTCCGCCTCAGAGTGCAGCCCTTCCAAAGCCAAGAGGACAGACCCCAACTTCAGG GACACCTCTCCAAAGCTGAGTGAGATCCTGCAGGCTCGTCTGAAGGCTCATCGCGGCTCTCAGCTCTCTAGCCGGCCCTCGCCCCGCGCCCTCCACCTGGACCCGGAGTTCGTCAACACGCCCGGCGCCCCTGTGGCCATTCAGACACTCGAGCAGAGCTTGGAAACCTTCCTGGACAGAGAGGACAAGATGTTAAACTCTGACAGGGAGGCGGCATTAACTCCAGTCCGAGCCGTACCCATCACACCAGGACAACTCCACACTGAG ACTTTAGTACCAGCTGGATATCTGATCCCGATCTCTCAGCAGTCCCTCATTGGCTACAAAGAAATGCAAAGCGCGGGGAGAGAAAGCAACAAGGCCCTAACTCCCGCCTACATCTACAAAACCCCGACAGCAG GGTCTCGACCCACCCTAGCCCAGGAGATGACACCCACCAACCTGTGTCTTCACAAACCCGTCGCCCTCGCCTCGCCTCAAGCCGCCCAGCTAGCCCGGCGCCTCCACAGCCCGAGTCCTGCCATCCTGAACTTCACCCTGCAGAACCTGGGTCTGATCTCAGGCTCCAGCCCGGGAAACGCCTTCCCAGACCCCCAGACTCCAGAGAACGCCAACACCATGCTCAGCCCGCTGagtctgcagcagagaggaatGGTTTTCATCAAACCGGTGTCCCCCATGCCCCTGCAACAGTCTGTGTCAGGGCAACCACTGGCTTTAATCAGTTTgcaacag CCTCTGATGACCACACCCAAAGGGACCGGGCTCCACCAGCCCAGCTTCTTCCACACGCCcgtccccctctcccctcttgCTGCCGTGGTAACCACCAGTGGACACCCCGCCACCAAAACTGTTTACATCCCTCAGAGGAAGCTGGACGTCAACGCTGAGGACTCGAGTAATCCCT